From the Theropithecus gelada isolate Dixy chromosome 16, Tgel_1.0, whole genome shotgun sequence genome, the window tcagtatgttgaggagatatctgcacttccatgtttgttgcagcactattcacagcagccaacatatgaaaacaatctaagtgtccatcaatggatgaatggatagagaaaatatgacacacactctcacacacacacaatgaaaactatcagccataaaaacaatgaaatactgtcatgtgcaacaacatggatgaacctggaggacattatggtaagtgaaattaaccaggcacaggaagacaaacagCACATTCTCTCACTCCTATGTGAAATCTAAAGAAGttaatctcatagaagtagagagtagaatactggctaccagaggctggggagagtgAGAGGAGGGGAGGATAAGCAGAGATtggtcaacaggtacaaagttacagATAGATAGGAGGGTTAAGTGTTGGTATTCTAATGTACAGTAGGATGACTATGGTTAGTAATATTGTAtcgtatatttcaaaatagctaacagagaagattttaaatgctcttaccatgaagaaatgataaatgtatgaggtgatgaatatgctaaaCACCCTGACTTGATTATTacaaaatgtatacatgtatggaaacatcacactgcaccccataaacatgtacaattatgtgtcagtttttaaattaaaagttaatttaatacaaaacattagaatgagtaaataaaaccaaagttTTTGCAAGACCaaagaacagatatttattagaaaataaacatgCCACAAAATCTTAGATAGGAAGAAGGAAATTGCTTCCTTTACAAAGACTTCAGAAGGGCCCAGGTCTTAATGATGAGCCAGGTTCTCAGTTCCCAGCTTGGTTGATGTGGGGTCTTGCGGGCTCAGGGCAGGAGGTTTGTTAAAGTAGAGAAACGGGAGTGTGACTTTTTCAGAAGGTGAGTTGCATGTTCCGGGCAGTCAGTGCCCTGCTCAGCAGGAGAAGGTCCTGCAGGTGGTGCTGCAAGGCGTCGGCTGGCCGCAGGGGGGCCGGCAGCAGGGGGACTGCACAGACACAGGCTGGCAGCAGGTGGTGGCCCAGCAGCAGGGCCTGCAGACCACAGCCGTGCACGACGTGGGGCAGCAGGTGATGGGGCGGCAGCAGCCTTCCTGCAGGGAGCAGGGGTCGCAGCACACCGGGCGGCGGCAGGGCTCGCAGATGGGGCGCGTGCAGCGGGGCACGCAGGTCACGGGGCGGCACACGGTGGTCTGGTAGGTCACGGGGCGGCAACAGCAGGGGTCGCGGTAGCAGCAGGGCTGGCAGCAGCCTCCTCCGTAGCTCAGGGAGGAGAAGGTGGAGCCGCAGCAggagccggtcatggtggtgtcTGAGGCTGGTGTGGGGTGGGCTGTTGAGAGGAGCTGGATGTTCTCAGGTGTGAATATCCTCCTCCCGCTCTGGGCCCTTTATATACCCTGGCCTGGTGTTGATGACCCCTCGACACGTGATCATTTTCTTGTGCATCTTCTGGCCAATTAAATGAAGATTTAGCATTGACTAATGGTATTTTGGTCACTCTTCACCTCATAACATATTCATGTACATACACCACAAATATTCACTCATTTTCTTGTGTTGTTTATCCTTACCAAATTTAGACATTGGATTCACTTCTGAttaattttcctttgaaatattcCTAACccataagagagaaaagaatgtgttttctaAACTATTTAGTGTCTAATCACTCTGCCCTTTGGCGCTAAAATTAGCATGTTATTCCTTGTCTTCAAAGGCTCCCATCACCAGCACCCAAGCAGTGACTTGCCTTATTAATGCACATGGGCATGATGGTAGCAGGTTAATAGCATCATCCTAGTGCAGACCTGTAGTCATCTGCTTCACAGATAGCTCCTTCCATGACTCACTTAAAGACAGGCTTGTGGTTTTTCATGTCAGCAGGGACCACACGAAATGCGGATCCCTGCCCACTGGTGTGGTCACTCTCCCCTGACTAGGACCTGGGCTTTCCTGCCTTGGTTTTGATGTGTCATCATTCACCTGGAATGCCCTCCTCATCCTTCCAATCCAAACTCAACTTCTACCTTGACTGTAAAACCGTCTTCAAGGATCCATTGCAATTATTATCTTTGTAATTTATTTGGAATTAGTCATTGCATCTGTAGAGTCTGGGAAGGGATTGTGGAGAATACGTAGGCCTATGCCCTCACTCTACAGCTGAGGTCCTGAGAATGTACCAAGGTCACACAACGAGGTCTCTATATGAGGTCTGAAGTCCAGGTCTCCTCAATCTTGAGTAAGTAGCCTCTACTATGAGTTTTATGCTCATTGGGTTCAGTAAACCATGGTCTTtagacaggaaagaaaacatatattaaattaGAAGCCCAGACTTCAagccactatgcaatatatccatgtaacaatgCTGCATTTGAACCTCTtacatttatacatattaaacacagatttaaaaaaataagtaatgaaCTTTCCTTTCAGCAGTAAAGTTAGAAGTGGTACTGGAAGAGAATTAGGGAAATGTTTTGCTCAGATGACAGATTGTCATCCTGGACCCCCATTGACTCCAATAAGGATGACAATGTGTCCGAGAGGCTAGAGAAGGGACCTGGAGACAGCTAACATGACGCGGGGTTTGTTAGGGGAACTTACATACAAGGGCAGTCCAGTGGTGGTGTCTGGACAGGAGAACTGCTACTATTTGTAAAAAGCATGCAGTTCACATAGTATTTTCACTTAGAACCCTCCACCGAACAACCTCCATTTAATCCAAAACAAAGGGCCTCAATCCCCAGTATGACCTGTGTTCTAACGGATGAGGTAGGGATTCAAACGTCCTTCATAGATAAGGAGTGGATCTCCAGGTTGGCCCCTCCCAGATCCTTAGCTCAGAACTCCAAGCATACATTCTTCTTTGATTGTAGGGTCATTCTCAGAGTATGCTTAAGTTAAGTTATTGCTGCCAGGTGTGTCTGCCATACCCTCCACCCCAGCATGCTTGAATAGCCCTTACATTCTAATCATACCATTCTTCTGAGATTTCCCTGGGGCCAGGGTTTGCAGAGGAGCCTTGCAACCAGATGTTTCAGCAGCAATACAAACTActgcaacaaaaaagaataatgaatgtAATAGCAATCATACTGTATATAAAGTTTTTCCAAGTGCTCAGGAGTTGATTAAACCATGTGGTTACAGGGTCATAAGATAGTGATTCTATAGCAGAAATATGTATATCTAGGGCCCGCATGGCCTGTGTTACATTGTGAGAGTAATCAGGGATATATACACAAAATTCAGTTTTAATTAATACACAGGTTCTGCCCTGGTAGGTGGTTAAGATGTCCTGGGCCATGCAATTTTGCAAAGTAACGCACCTAATTTGGGCAGTTTCTTCAGTGAGAAGAGTAATATCATGATACGTATCATTAAAGACTGCAGCCCTATGTTTAGCCAGGGCCTCAACTTGCAGCTGTATGTCTGTTGTCACCACTTGGGTggtgggcgggggtggggagtggcAAAAGTGGCCAACAGGTAAAACTACCAGGATGCATGCTTCCAGTAGTGCCTGGCTTTTACAATTTCCCAGTTAGGAAGAATGGTGTGTAAACTGGGCATGATGTGTCCCAACAAATGAGGATGTCCCCAGGTGCATCTACCAGTCCAATTATAGGGTAAGTAAGGACAACCGTGGATGCCATATGCCCATGGCCATCCTAAGGGGTGTGGTAGGCCCCCACGTGGAGAGTCACTCTGTCATCGCAGTCACGTATCACTGGTTACCTGAAGAGATTGGTTACATTGCCGTCACATTCCATGTCTATTACCTGAAGAAATAGATTACATTACACTGTGGGAGTAGCCATCCCATATCACCGATTTTAGCTTGTGGCATGCTATTATCATGCCTTTTAATACATGTGGGTGCACAGCCCACAAGCTGTATCTGTACTGCTGTTGTCCACCCTGGCCCATCATCTACAGAATACCCCACAGTGGGGGTTACATTAACCTGCTCTTATGCTAGGTGGAAAATATGTTGTCTCATCTCTGATGGTGGGAAACTTATCACATGAAGTGCTTTTATTGTGAAAGGGAAATGGGTGGGGGTCATTATACCAAGAATAGAAGTGGCTCCAGATACTGAGGTTAGCTGCTTGGATGCCCCATGGCAGGCTGATGCTGGAGGAGAAGGGCAGCTCTCTGCAGAAGCAACTGTCCATTTTGTTTTGGAGAAAGGTCACCATTTGTACCCAGTTGGTGAACAGGTAAACCACCTATGGGCGACAGGTGAGATACCTAGTGGGTAGAAGAGAGGGCaagtcggccgggcacggtggctcatgcctgtaatcccaacaattttggaggccaaggcgggtggaacacctgaggtctggagtttgaggccagctgaccaacatggtaaaaccccaactctactaaaaatacaaaaaattagctgggcgtggtggtgcaggcctgtaatcccagctacttgggaggctgaggtaggagaatcacttgaacccaggagacggagattgcagtgagccgagatcgtgccactgcactctagcctgggcaacaagagcgaaattctgtctccagaaaaaaaaaaaaagaaaaaagaaaagaaagggcgAGTTAGGCCATCTAAATCTAACAAGACAGGAAGTTGTGTTGCTCTGAGACAGCACCACCCCCAGCAGCAGCCTGTGCCTGGTTTGCAATACCACATGGATTGACCATTTCTGCAACGTGTTGCAGCCAGAGTGAGACAGTGGGGATATTGTAATATCCCATAATGAGAGGATGATCAACCCTTGCACAATTGGGGACCAGGATTGATTATTTAGAAGTACAAGTAGGAATAGGTTGTAAAATAGGTGTGATCTATATATCATGTTCCATGCCCTTGCCCCATGGAGTGAAAAAACCGTACCCTCTGGGGCTGGTGTGTGATTTCCGGGCCCGTGTAAGGATGTGCTTTCCAGTGGGTAGGTTCTATGGCAAGGGCATAGACCCAGGTTGAGTTCCAGGTTGAGACAAAGGAGTAAGGGACAATCCCTTATACTGTCAAGCTGGATCATGACGGTGGTATCAGTCCTTGAGCCAGAAGAGTGTGTGCACTGGGGAGATGAGAACACACACGTTAATTCAAGGGTGTCTTGGGCCTGCATGGCCTGGGTTACATTGTGAGAGTAAtcagggatatatatatatatacatacatacatacacacacagttttaATTAATGCACAAGATCCACACTAAGTGTCCAGGGCTTGTGATTTTGCAAAGTGACCCGTCTAATTTGGGCAGTTTCATTCAGGGCTCAGATGGGTGCTGGTAAGCAGTGTGTCCACAGAGCCAGAGAGGGCGTCTCGTGCCAGAGTTGTTTCTTCAACGGTTGTTTCATCCATTCAATCAGCCCTGCTGCTATAGGGTTGTACGGCAGGTGGGTACAATGGATATCCAGGGCCTCCACCGATTCCTGTACTTTGTATACAGTAAAGTGAGAGCCCTGGACACTGCTGATATCAGTGGGGATGCCACAGGCCACACATAACTCCAGTCTTCTTACGGTGGTTGTCTGGGTGACATACTTGCTGGGATATGCCTATGGTAGCCCCATGCAGGTGTCTACACAAGTCAAAGCATAGTGGAAACCATCAGATAGGGGCGAAGGTCCTTGGAATTCTGGGACCTTGGCCTTCATCCTAGTATAAAGGGGCTGGTACCTGCCATTCCTCTGTGGGAGGGCAGCGGGCTGAGCCTGAGGCTCCTTAGTGAAGTTCCAGCTTGAGCTTCCAGCTTGAGCTTCCGCCATAGCCTGACCAGAACAGCATTGAACTGTAGGCTCTTAGATAACAAATCCAAGCATGTCAACCTGAAAGCTGTGTTTTCACAAATAGGCTTATGAAAATGAGATTCTCCTTCGATTTAACATGAATAGGCTCACTTTGCACTATCCATTAATCCTCATTTTATTGATACAGCTAAAGATTTACTATCTCCTCcagaaaatttatcaaaatttacaaTAAAACCAACCCTGTCACAAATACTTGgccacttttctatttttattttgtttgtagaaAGCCATCTGTTCATCCTTGTGTATTGATTGGTGTATTAAGCTGATTTCACATTGCTACCATGGTTGAATTAGACAGCTATTGCTGCATAGCAAGCAAGCACAAACTCTCATAGCTTATtgtaacaagtatttatttattggttatATATCTGTCAGCTAGTTGGGGTTTGATTGATTAAGGCTGGCCTTGGCTTCTGGCTACAGGTTGGTTTGGGACTTTCTTTTGAATTAGAGTTGTCAtagttagcaaataaaaatacaggttcCCCAGTTACATTTCAagttcagataaacaacaaataattttattacaatTATATCTGATTATGCATGGGcatacttacatttaaaaattatttgttgtgtGTCTGGAATTCCATTTTAACGGACTGTCTGGTATTTTAGGGGGCAGTCCTTCTCTGGGAGCGGAAGCCCAAGGGAACAAGCTCACATTTTGCGTCTTTGGGTCATGCCTTCTGACATCTCATTGGTCAAAGCAACTCACATGGTAAAGTTCAAGTCACAGGGTGGAAGAGGATACTTCTGGgttgggtgggaggaggggagagagtaAACATTAATAAAGAATAATCTAATCTACCAAAGtagaaaatcaattattttaataatctttgtTGTGAGGCTTGGAAAAGACTTCTAGAAGATCAAATTAGATTATGTCTATTTCATTAGAAATTCtattttgggccaggcgtggtggctcatgcctgtaatcccagcactttgggaggccgaggtgggcggatcatttgaggtcaggagttcaacaccagcctggctaacatggtgaaaccctgtctctactaaagatacaaaaa encodes:
- the LOC112609467 gene encoding keratin-associated protein 2-1; this translates as MTGSCCGSTFSSLSYGGGCCQPCCYRDPCCCRPVTYQTTVCRPVTCVPRCTRPICEPCRRPVCCDPCSLQEGCCRPITCCPTSCTAVVCRPCCWATTCCQPVSVQSPCCRPPCGQPTPCSTTCRTFSC